From the Oscillospiraceae bacterium genome, one window contains:
- a CDS encoding MoxR family ATPase yields the protein MHYQELHHIVENMEKAIFGKRQTIEFLLMALLCQGHVLIEDVPGVGKTSMVAALAKSVDCSFKRIQFTPDLMPSDITGFSIYNQKTGDFDFRMGQVSASFVLADEINRASPKTQSALLEAMEEAQVTVDGVTHKLPEPFMVLATQNPIEYVGTYPLPEAQIDRFLMCISMGYPEKAEEAAILKNYQGTNPLKALQAVVNGAAITALQAKVNEIFVDDLVHQYIVDLATYTRNHAAAALGVSPRGSLSLCRAAQACALYNNRSYVLPDDIKLLAVPVLAHRVILKQEARLGDITAQAIVEEALTRVAAPIAKL from the coding sequence ATGCACTACCAAGAACTGCACCACATCGTCGAAAACATGGAAAAGGCTATCTTCGGCAAGCGACAAACCATCGAATTTCTGCTCATGGCACTGCTGTGCCAAGGTCATGTTCTTATTGAGGATGTGCCTGGCGTAGGCAAAACTTCTATGGTCGCCGCATTGGCAAAAAGTGTAGACTGCTCATTCAAACGCATCCAATTTACACCCGACTTGATGCCCAGCGACATTACCGGATTTAGCATTTATAACCAAAAGACCGGTGATTTCGATTTTCGCATGGGGCAAGTATCTGCGTCTTTCGTGTTAGCCGATGAAATCAACCGTGCATCACCTAAAACGCAGTCGGCATTGCTCGAAGCCATGGAAGAAGCGCAAGTTACCGTTGATGGCGTGACACATAAGTTGCCCGAGCCATTTATGGTATTGGCGACGCAAAACCCCATCGAATATGTTGGGACGTATCCGCTGCCCGAAGCGCAAATCGATCGTTTCTTGATGTGTATATCCATGGGCTATCCCGAAAAAGCTGAGGAAGCCGCTATTCTGAAAAACTATCAGGGCACCAACCCGCTCAAAGCCCTGCAAGCTGTTGTCAACGGCGCTGCCATCACGGCGCTGCAAGCCAAAGTCAACGAAATTTTTGTCGACGATTTGGTGCACCAATACATCGTTGACTTGGCGACCTATACGCGCAACCACGCGGCGGCAGCACTGGGTGTCAGCCCGCGTGGCAGTTTGTCGTTGTGCCGCGCGGCACAGGCCTGCGCGTTGTACAACAACCGTAGCTATGTTCTGCCCGATGACATCAAGTTGCTCGCTGTGCCCGTGCTGGCGCATCGCGTCATTCTCAAGCAAGAGGCGCGCTTGGGCGACATCACGGCACAGGCGATTGTTGAAGAGGCTTTGACGCGTGTCGCCGCGCCCATCGCCAAATTATAA
- a CDS encoding DUF58 domain-containing protein yields MSPRPSPNYKVMAKHKVGMYPVGKKQQRRHVRVQLPFLILTVFMFIMASHYGGFVPYALLYMLGALVILVPFNIYFLRKSLRLQLRHGSSRYVSGAATNLNMVVRNGSRLPVSLFTCTLQSDLQGFEQQMYCSFAVPPRATSVQATPITMQYRGVYEFTATSGLYRDMWGIARFRDKRLNQSTKITVFPKLHQVKVMGRSRILSEHEERVLKRGFEESGLYSDIREYQPGDSQSRIHWKLSAARDNLMSKHYETSDDDELLLWLDMFRPNSKNSLQMQEKMMELVASVVDFCLRNAIPLMVCYHCDGALVTKEARTIGDFEMIYAALASAPFDEAVSLRDFIKQQMPVRETLVFTTQEDADFNVVLDNPNRRVEAFVVSNDNDKPRTHTPSHSLKVHTVAPDADVRRTLEVAS; encoded by the coding sequence GTGTCGCCGCGCCCATCGCCAAATTATAAAGTCATGGCAAAGCACAAGGTTGGTATGTATCCGGTGGGAAAAAAACAGCAGCGCAGGCATGTGCGCGTGCAGCTTCCCTTTTTGATTCTTACCGTTTTCATGTTTATCATGGCATCGCATTACGGTGGTTTTGTGCCGTATGCGCTGTTGTATATGCTTGGCGCATTGGTGATTCTCGTGCCGTTCAATATCTATTTTTTGCGAAAATCATTGCGTCTGCAGCTGCGGCACGGGAGCAGCCGCTATGTCAGTGGCGCGGCAACCAATCTGAATATGGTAGTGCGAAACGGTTCGCGCTTGCCTGTGTCGCTGTTTACCTGTACGTTGCAGTCGGACTTGCAAGGGTTTGAGCAACAGATGTACTGCTCATTTGCCGTGCCGCCCAGAGCGACAAGTGTGCAGGCAACGCCCATCACCATGCAATATCGCGGCGTATATGAATTTACTGCCACATCGGGTTTATACCGTGATATGTGGGGCATTGCGCGCTTTCGTGACAAGAGGCTCAATCAAAGTACGAAAATCACGGTTTTTCCTAAACTGCACCAAGTCAAAGTCATGGGGCGCAGTCGCATTTTATCCGAGCATGAGGAGCGTGTATTAAAGCGCGGCTTCGAAGAAAGCGGGCTGTACAGCGATATCCGCGAGTACCAACCCGGAGACAGTCAATCGCGCATCCACTGGAAATTGAGTGCGGCGCGCGATAATTTAATGAGCAAGCACTACGAAACAAGCGACGATGACGAGCTGTTGCTCTGGCTTGATATGTTTCGTCCCAACAGCAAAAACAGCCTGCAAATGCAGGAAAAGATGATGGAACTTGTGGCCTCTGTGGTCGATTTCTGCCTGCGCAACGCCATTCCGCTGATGGTATGCTATCATTGCGACGGCGCGCTTGTCACAAAAGAGGCGCGAACCATCGGCGATTTCGAAATGATTTACGCTGCGTTGGCATCGGCACCTTTTGATGAGGCAGTGTCGTTGCGCGATTTTATCAAGCAGCAAATGCCGGTGCGTGAGACACTTGTTTTCACCACACAAGAAGATGCCGATTTCAATGTGGTGCTGGACAACCCCAATCGCCGCGTCGAAGCCTTTGTTGTCAGCAATGACAACGACAAGCCGCGGACGCACACGCCGAGCCATTCACTTAAAGTACACACCGTCGCGCCCGACGCCGATGTGCGCCGCACATTGGAGGTGGCTTCATGA
- a CDS encoding DUF3488 and transglutaminase-like domain-containing protein, giving the protein MSKKSMTNEQIAIGKMPKDKTNIWKLRGIDLGFAAMITFCLLLAMSAFFAIPIEPLFIVTRLILFAPVIILLHIRVFRLVVWGVGILLAVLVGVSFALSLDNFFVNFISDYAQWLYEFIAVQIRYDRAYIDFTYGALLLAFFVAAYVCMRIHLYIPIFVAGAMLFLSQPVDEFSLPLFVLFLLLLVVVMAWQVVSKHNRTGLSTLFGGIIPLCVIALLLSVVTPKSPSPLQIPAVSDIVDALNLDVRNWAMFRPTFGAGNLGGGQLGGPFRGSDTVMVSVTNGYQTYLRAYTFLHYDGSRWHSVGIDDDRTARSYTEIFDQVLFEDGRTRQMTIEYQALQTNLLLRPQFMVRYSGPAEVTVFEDPARDVIYVDTVQGQGFEYTVTAFYPRIDREDYYAILRMPQGVARITDNMTSEERTIAEEIAAAEREAVREAGTLFFAHGELLQNRLVPRWTPAEARELPGALHYRQGHRVAVLAREITAPYNNQFDRAMALERYLRENFEYYTEMRHPPRNVDFVDHFLFEEQRGHCQYFASAFVVMARTLGMPARYVQGFVLRPVEDGEEGEYEATGWDAHAWGEVFFEGLGWVIFEPTPGFADAAPPPIAPPLPPSPPPGEQTPTPTPPPPTPTPPPGYTPTPPDRPDITPPPRPGDPDYPGDTGGIEIPPWVWIVSGIVTAKAAMLLFNNRRSARKARRIADGGADGVKLLWKTVLKIMPLYGLGKHDDETVREYAARLSSELSLPELRSYAAQLDALVYGNVPPQDAPYGEFYDAWRDSLRCLSWWRYAILRFGAGVI; this is encoded by the coding sequence ATGAGCAAAAAGAGTATGACTAACGAGCAAATCGCCATTGGTAAAATGCCGAAGGATAAAACCAATATATGGAAGCTTCGCGGCATTGATTTAGGCTTTGCCGCGATGATTACGTTCTGTCTTTTGCTGGCAATGAGTGCCTTTTTCGCCATTCCGATCGAGCCGCTTTTTATTGTTACGCGGTTAATTTTATTTGCGCCTGTCATTATACTGCTCCACATCCGCGTGTTCCGCTTGGTGGTGTGGGGCGTGGGCATATTGCTAGCCGTACTTGTCGGTGTTTCATTTGCACTTTCGCTGGATAACTTTTTTGTCAACTTTATCAGCGATTATGCGCAGTGGCTGTACGAATTCATCGCGGTACAAATCCGCTACGACCGCGCTTATATTGACTTTACATATGGCGCATTGTTGCTTGCGTTTTTTGTCGCGGCGTACGTCTGTATGCGCATTCATTTGTATATCCCAATTTTTGTTGCCGGTGCCATGCTCTTTTTGTCGCAGCCGGTTGACGAGTTTTCACTCCCGCTCTTTGTGTTGTTCCTATTGCTGCTCGTGGTTGTCATGGCATGGCAAGTCGTATCAAAACATAATCGAACAGGGTTAAGTACGTTGTTTGGTGGCATCATTCCGTTGTGCGTGATTGCGTTGCTGTTGAGCGTCGTTACGCCGAAGTCGCCTTCGCCGCTGCAAATTCCCGCCGTCAGTGACATTGTCGATGCGCTCAACTTAGACGTTCGTAACTGGGCGATGTTTCGCCCCACGTTTGGCGCAGGAAACTTGGGCGGCGGACAGTTGGGCGGTCCATTTCGTGGCAGTGATACCGTAATGGTCAGCGTGACCAATGGCTATCAGACATACTTGCGCGCGTATACATTCTTGCATTATGATGGCTCGCGCTGGCATTCCGTGGGAATCGATGATGATCGCACGGCACGTTCGTATACCGAGATTTTTGATCAAGTGCTGTTCGAAGACGGACGCACGCGGCAAATGACCATCGAATATCAAGCCTTGCAAACCAATCTGTTGCTGCGGCCGCAATTTATGGTGCGCTATTCGGGGCCGGCAGAAGTGACCGTATTTGAAGATCCGGCGCGCGATGTTATCTATGTCGATACCGTGCAGGGACAAGGCTTTGAATACACCGTTACAGCATTCTACCCGCGCATTGACAGAGAAGACTACTATGCCATCTTGCGTATGCCGCAGGGCGTTGCCCGCATTACAGATAACATGACATCAGAGGAGCGGACAATCGCCGAGGAAATTGCGGCAGCCGAACGTGAAGCCGTGCGGGAGGCAGGCACGCTGTTCTTTGCGCACGGTGAATTGCTGCAAAACCGGCTTGTGCCGCGCTGGACGCCGGCCGAGGCACGCGAACTGCCGGGCGCGTTGCATTATCGACAAGGGCATCGTGTTGCAGTGCTGGCGCGTGAGATTACCGCGCCATACAACAATCAGTTCGATCGCGCTATGGCATTGGAGCGATATCTGCGCGAGAATTTTGAATATTATACCGAAATGAGGCACCCGCCGCGCAACGTCGATTTCGTTGATCACTTCTTGTTTGAGGAACAAAGAGGGCATTGTCAATATTTTGCCTCAGCCTTCGTCGTTATGGCGCGAACGCTGGGTATGCCGGCACGGTATGTGCAGGGCTTTGTGTTGCGTCCCGTTGAGGACGGCGAAGAGGGTGAATATGAGGCCACTGGCTGGGATGCGCACGCGTGGGGAGAGGTGTTTTTTGAGGGCCTTGGGTGGGTAATTTTTGAACCGACACCCGGCTTTGCCGATGCTGCGCCGCCGCCAATCGCGCCGCCGTTGCCGCCGTCACCGCCGCCGGGCGAACAAACGCCAACCCCGACCCCACCTCCACCAACCCCGACGCCTCCGCCCGGATATACGCCGACGCCGCCAGACAGGCCGGACATCACGCCGCCGCCAAGACCCGGTGACCCCGATTACCCCGGTGACACCGGTGGCATTGAGATTCCGCCATGGGTTTGGATTGTGTCAGGCATAGTCACAGCAAAGGCGGCCATGCTGCTATTTAACAACCGTCGTTCAGCACGTAAGGCAAGAAGAATTGCAGATGGCGGCGCAGATGGCGTAAAACTGTTATGGAAAACGGTGTTAAAAATTATGCCGTTGTATGGTTTGGGCAAACATGATGATGAAACCGTCCGTGAATATGCCGCGCGGTTGAGCAGTGAATTGTCGTTGCCCGAATTGCGCTCGTATGCCGCGCAGCTGGATGCCTTGGTTTACGGAAATGTGCCGCCGCAAGACGCGCCGTATGGCGAATTTTACGATGCGTGGCGCGATTCGCTGCGTTGCTTGTCATGGTGGCGGTACGCAATTTTACGTTTTGGTGCAGGGGTGATTTAA
- a CDS encoding 3'-5' exonuclease produces MPDSLFHQFENIIVFDVETTGLNPRQAEIIEIAALRVVSKQGSPEIEDEFNLLVTLPPDKTLPAVITNLTGITEAMLISEGVSRDEAYEALAEMLGHPDSLLVAYNAQFDLCFLYYFLQKFQDEALLKNFKMLDAMTVYKDRKPFPHKLVNAIAAYAVTTPNTHRASDDARATFELLCKMSTEADDLDRYINLFGYNAKYGVPKPQISSVNYLPQRYTGRGKLYEV; encoded by the coding sequence ATGCCGGATTCGCTGTTTCATCAATTTGAAAATATCATCGTCTTTGATGTCGAGACAACGGGCCTCAACCCCAGGCAAGCGGAAATTATTGAAATCGCCGCACTGCGGGTGGTCAGCAAGCAAGGTTCACCTGAAATTGAAGACGAGTTTAATCTTCTCGTCACATTGCCGCCCGATAAAACATTGCCTGCTGTCATTACAAACTTAACAGGCATCACTGAAGCGATGCTTATATCGGAAGGTGTCTCACGAGACGAGGCATATGAGGCGCTAGCAGAGATGCTCGGCCATCCCGATTCGTTATTGGTAGCATATAACGCCCAGTTTGATCTATGCTTTTTGTATTACTTTCTGCAAAAATTTCAAGATGAGGCATTGTTAAAGAACTTCAAAATGCTTGACGCAATGACTGTTTATAAAGACCGCAAGCCATTCCCGCACAAGCTTGTCAATGCCATTGCCGCCTATGCCGTAACCACACCCAATACACACCGCGCAAGCGATGACGCGCGCGCAACGTTTGAGTTGCTTTGCAAAATGAGCACAGAAGCCGACGACCTTGACCGCTATATCAATTTATTTGGCTATAACGCGAAATACGGCGTTCCCAAGCCCCAAATCTCATCGGTCAATTATTTGCCGCAACGGTATACCGGACGGGGGAAATTGTATGAGGTTTAA